One Phoenix dactylifera cultivar Barhee BC4 unplaced genomic scaffold, palm_55x_up_171113_PBpolish2nd_filt_p 000454F, whole genome shotgun sequence DNA window includes the following coding sequences:
- the LOC103711889 gene encoding uncharacterized protein LOC103711889 isoform X2 produces MALLSPRSISLFAGGRSKSFSPTARFRASSDVPVPDFLSSAWLESRRKRPFGPRLNFSAEEAVQCQLEALKYNDQPRQDYGIEVMYRFAGFDPFERSTYFGPFFDLGQFERFRRIFHHSTYRVLLCHKERKILSSLWVKERVWIQGSRPEEEEIFQFTVVQRVGGSWDGYWLTESLLHDGDGFSGAVAY; encoded by the exons atggCGTTGTTGTCGCCTCGGTCAATATCTCTCTTCGCCGGCGGCCGATCGAAATCCTTCTCCCCGACCGCTCGTTTCAGAGCTTCCTCGGACGTTCCCGTTCCCGATTTTCTCTCCTCGGCTTG GCTTGAATCTCGCAGGAAAAGGCCTTTTGGCCCAAGGCTGAAT TTTAGTGCAGAAGAAGCAGTGCAGTGCCAACTTGAAGCACTAAAATACAATGATCAACCTCGTCAAGACTATGGGATAGAAGTCATGTACAGG TTTGCTGGGTTTGATCCATTTGAAAGGTCGACCTACTTTGGCCCATTCTTTGATTTAGGGCAG TTTGAGCGCTTCAGGCGAATATTTCACCATTCGACTTACCGGGTTTTGCTTTGTCACAAGGAAAGGAAGATCTTGAGCAGTTTGTGGGTTAAAGAG AGAGTTTGGATACAAGGTTCTCGACCAGAGGAGGAAgaaatcttccaatttaccgtggTTCAG AGGGTAGGTGGCTCTTGGGATGGTTATTGGTTAACAGAGAGCTTGCTTCATGATGGAGACGGGTTTTCTGGTGCTGTTGCTTATTGA
- the LOC103711889 gene encoding uncharacterized protein LOC103711889 isoform X3, whose amino-acid sequence MALLSPRSISLFAGGRSKSFSPTARFRASSDVPVPDFLSSACAEEAVQCQLEALKYNDQPRQDYGIEVMYRFAGFDPFERSTYFGPFFDLGQFERFRRIFHHSTYRVLLCHKERKILSSLWVKENRFKQRVWIQGSRPEEEEIFQFTVVQRVGGSWDGYWLTESLLHDGDGFSGAVAY is encoded by the exons atggCGTTGTTGTCGCCTCGGTCAATATCTCTCTTCGCCGGCGGCCGATCGAAATCCTTCTCCCCGACCGCTCGTTTCAGAGCTTCCTCGGACGTTCCCGTTCCCGATTTTCTCTCCTCGGCTTG TGCAGAAGAAGCAGTGCAGTGCCAACTTGAAGCACTAAAATACAATGATCAACCTCGTCAAGACTATGGGATAGAAGTCATGTACAGG TTTGCTGGGTTTGATCCATTTGAAAGGTCGACCTACTTTGGCCCATTCTTTGATTTAGGGCAG TTTGAGCGCTTCAGGCGAATATTTCACCATTCGACTTACCGGGTTTTGCTTTGTCACAAGGAAAGGAAGATCTTGAGCAGTTTGTGGGTTAAAGAG AATCGATTCAAACAGAGAGTTTGGATACAAGGTTCTCGACCAGAGGAGGAAgaaatcttccaatttaccgtggTTCAG AGGGTAGGTGGCTCTTGGGATGGTTATTGGTTAACAGAGAGCTTGCTTCATGATGGAGACGGGTTTTCTGGTGCTGTTGCTTATTGA
- the LOC103711889 gene encoding uncharacterized protein LOC103711889 isoform X1: MALLSPRSISLFAGGRSKSFSPTARFRASSDVPVPDFLSSAWLESRRKRPFGPRLNFSAEEAVQCQLEALKYNDQPRQDYGIEVMYRFAGFDPFERSTYFGPFFDLGQFERFRRIFHHSTYRVLLCHKERKILSSLWVKENRFKQRVWIQGSRPEEEEIFQFTVVQRVGGSWDGYWLTESLLHDGDGFSGAVAY, encoded by the exons atggCGTTGTTGTCGCCTCGGTCAATATCTCTCTTCGCCGGCGGCCGATCGAAATCCTTCTCCCCGACCGCTCGTTTCAGAGCTTCCTCGGACGTTCCCGTTCCCGATTTTCTCTCCTCGGCTTG GCTTGAATCTCGCAGGAAAAGGCCTTTTGGCCCAAGGCTGAAT TTTAGTGCAGAAGAAGCAGTGCAGTGCCAACTTGAAGCACTAAAATACAATGATCAACCTCGTCAAGACTATGGGATAGAAGTCATGTACAGG TTTGCTGGGTTTGATCCATTTGAAAGGTCGACCTACTTTGGCCCATTCTTTGATTTAGGGCAG TTTGAGCGCTTCAGGCGAATATTTCACCATTCGACTTACCGGGTTTTGCTTTGTCACAAGGAAAGGAAGATCTTGAGCAGTTTGTGGGTTAAAGAG AATCGATTCAAACAGAGAGTTTGGATACAAGGTTCTCGACCAGAGGAGGAAgaaatcttccaatttaccgtggTTCAG AGGGTAGGTGGCTCTTGGGATGGTTATTGGTTAACAGAGAGCTTGCTTCATGATGGAGACGGGTTTTCTGGTGCTGTTGCTTATTGA
- the LOC103711889 gene encoding uncharacterized protein LOC103711889 isoform X4, whose translation MKGTHLWLESRRKRPFGPRLNFSAEEAVQCQLEALKYNDQPRQDYGIEVMYRFAGFDPFERSTYFGPFFDLGQFERFRRIFHHSTYRVLLCHKERKILSSLWVKENRFKQRVWIQGSRPEEEEIFQFTVVQRVGGSWDGYWLTESLLHDGDGFSGAVAY comes from the exons ATGAAAGGAACACATTTATG GCTTGAATCTCGCAGGAAAAGGCCTTTTGGCCCAAGGCTGAAT TTTAGTGCAGAAGAAGCAGTGCAGTGCCAACTTGAAGCACTAAAATACAATGATCAACCTCGTCAAGACTATGGGATAGAAGTCATGTACAGG TTTGCTGGGTTTGATCCATTTGAAAGGTCGACCTACTTTGGCCCATTCTTTGATTTAGGGCAG TTTGAGCGCTTCAGGCGAATATTTCACCATTCGACTTACCGGGTTTTGCTTTGTCACAAGGAAAGGAAGATCTTGAGCAGTTTGTGGGTTAAAGAG AATCGATTCAAACAGAGAGTTTGGATACAAGGTTCTCGACCAGAGGAGGAAgaaatcttccaatttaccgtggTTCAG AGGGTAGGTGGCTCTTGGGATGGTTATTGGTTAACAGAGAGCTTGCTTCATGATGGAGACGGGTTTTCTGGTGCTGTTGCTTATTGA